A genomic window from Akkermansiaceae bacterium includes:
- a CDS encoding single-stranded DNA-binding protein, with protein sequence MNEVEAAGKILESMLVKLGFHVQLETLELEDGPCLNILTDEGAHLIGKYGDRLEDLQYLTNRILCKHYPDAPRVKVDCDQYRANQEKRMLEAARAMARQVLEDGKSRRLKPLNAYYRRLAHNALAEIDGISTSSPRGDSRYKRIEISKA encoded by the coding sequence ATGAACGAAGTCGAAGCAGCGGGTAAAATCCTCGAAAGCATGTTAGTCAAACTGGGTTTCCATGTACAGCTGGAGACGCTGGAACTGGAAGACGGCCCATGCCTGAACATCCTCACCGATGAGGGCGCGCACTTGATTGGCAAGTATGGCGACCGGCTTGAGGACTTGCAATACCTGACCAACCGGATTCTCTGCAAACATTATCCGGATGCACCACGGGTCAAGGTCGATTGTGATCAATACCGCGCCAACCAGGAAAAACGTATGCTCGAGGCGGCACGTGCGATGGCCCGGCAGGTGTTGGAAGACGGCAAATCCCGTAGATTAAAGCCGTTGAATGCCTACTATCGCAGGCTGGCCCACAATGCCTTGGCGGAAATTGACGGAATCAGCACCAGCTCACCACGGGGGGATTCACGTTACAAGCGCATTGAGATCTCAAAGGCCTGA